The proteins below are encoded in one region of Paenacidovorax monticola:
- a CDS encoding CreA family protein: MSAWRAWAAGAALLWAGAALAADGEKIGTVDTAFQWIGRDHDIIVEAYDDPAVQGVTCYVSRARIGGIKGTLGLAEDRAEASIACRQVGPIGFPKAPLKKQEEVFSERMSILFKRLRIVRMVDAPRNTLVYLTYSEKLIDGSPQNSVTAVPVDRATPIPVKP; this comes from the coding sequence ATGAGCGCCTGGCGCGCCTGGGCCGCCGGCGCGGCCCTGCTCTGGGCCGGGGCCGCACTGGCCGCCGACGGAGAGAAGATCGGCACCGTGGACACGGCCTTCCAGTGGATCGGCCGCGACCACGACATCATCGTCGAGGCCTATGACGACCCCGCGGTGCAAGGCGTGACCTGCTATGTCTCGCGCGCGCGCATCGGCGGCATCAAGGGCACGCTGGGCCTGGCCGAGGACCGGGCCGAAGCCTCGATCGCCTGCCGCCAGGTGGGGCCCATCGGCTTTCCGAAGGCGCCACTGAAAAAGCAGGAAGAGGTGTTCAGCGAGCGCATGTCCATCCTCTTCAAGCGCCTGCGCATCGTGCGCATGGTGGACGCGCCGCGCAATACGCTGGTCTACCTGACCTACTCGGAGAAGCTCATCGACGGCTCGCCACAGAACAGCGTGACGGCCGTGCCCGTGGACCGCGCGACGCCGATCCCGGTCAAGCCCTGA
- a CDS encoding DsbA family oxidoreductase → MTQALKIDFVSDVSCPWCAIGLQSLEQAVQRLPAGTAVELHFQPFELNPQMGPEGQDIGEHLQEKYGATPEQSQKNREAIAARGAALGFTFNMGKRDRIYNTFDAHRLLHWAEETAGPAVQKALKQALFKAYFTEGLNPGDHALLERLAAEVGLDAARAHEILAGDEYAAEVRERERFYQQHGIQSVPSVIVNDRHLIQGGQPPEVFEQALRQIAAGSA, encoded by the coding sequence ATGACCCAAGCGCTCAAGATCGACTTCGTCTCCGATGTGTCCTGCCCCTGGTGCGCCATCGGCCTGCAATCGCTGGAGCAGGCCGTGCAGCGCCTGCCGGCCGGTACCGCCGTGGAACTGCACTTCCAGCCCTTCGAGCTGAACCCCCAGATGGGCCCCGAGGGCCAGGACATCGGCGAGCACCTGCAGGAAAAGTACGGTGCCACGCCCGAGCAGTCGCAGAAGAACCGCGAGGCCATCGCCGCGCGCGGCGCGGCGCTGGGCTTCACGTTCAACATGGGCAAGCGCGACCGCATCTACAACACCTTCGATGCGCACCGCCTGCTGCACTGGGCCGAGGAAACGGCCGGCCCGGCCGTGCAGAAGGCGCTCAAGCAGGCGCTGTTCAAGGCCTACTTCACCGAGGGGCTGAACCCCGGCGACCACGCGTTGCTGGAGCGCCTGGCGGCCGAGGTGGGGCTGGACGCCGCGCGGGCGCACGAGATCCTGGCGGGTGACGAATATGCGGCCGAGGTGCGTGAGCGCGAACGCTTCTACCAGCAGCACGGCATCCAGTCCGTGCCCTCGGTCATCGTGAACGACCGCCACCTGATCCAGGGCGGACAGCCGCCCGAGGTGTTCGAGCAGGCGCTGCGCCAGATCGCCGCTGGCAGCGCCTGA
- a CDS encoding VOC family protein gives MHKNIFVNLPVKNLDRSMAFFRALGYGFNMDFTNEQAASLVLGDNLYAMLLTEPFFLGFTGKRIADAKQSTEVLVCLSCESREEVDTLVRKAREAGAAVPRQPQDHGFMYSHGFEDLDGHIWELVHMADMQAATASIQG, from the coding sequence ATGCACAAGAACATCTTCGTCAACCTGCCCGTGAAGAACCTCGACCGCTCGATGGCCTTCTTCCGCGCGCTCGGCTACGGGTTCAACATGGACTTCACGAACGAGCAGGCCGCGAGCCTCGTGCTCGGCGACAACCTCTACGCCATGCTGCTGACCGAGCCCTTCTTTCTGGGCTTCACGGGCAAGCGCATCGCCGACGCAAAGCAGAGTACCGAGGTGCTCGTGTGCCTCTCGTGTGAGAGCCGCGAAGAGGTGGACACCCTCGTGCGCAAGGCGCGCGAGGCCGGCGCCGCCGTGCCGCGCCAGCCACAGGACCATGGCTTCATGTACTCGCATGGTTTCGAGGACCTCGACGGCCACATCTGGGAGCTGGTCCACATGGCCGACATGCAGGCCGCCACCGCCTCCATCCAGGGCTAG
- a CDS encoding YciI family protein: MAYMLLVMEPHGQRAERGLEAGQQAYARMLEFGQRLQARGVLRGGESLAPDHRGVRVQVRGGQPRLLDGPFAETKEMVGGFFLLDCATEEEAVAIAAECPAAEWCTVEVRQLAPCWES, encoded by the coding sequence ATGGCCTACATGCTGCTGGTGATGGAACCCCATGGACAACGCGCCGAGCGCGGGCTCGAGGCCGGCCAGCAGGCCTATGCGCGCATGCTGGAATTTGGCCAGCGCCTGCAGGCGCGCGGCGTGCTGCGCGGCGGCGAGTCGCTCGCGCCCGACCACCGGGGCGTGCGCGTGCAGGTGCGCGGCGGCCAGCCCCGGCTGCTGGACGGCCCATTCGCAGAGACCAAGGAGATGGTGGGCGGTTTCTTTCTGCTGGACTGCGCCACCGAAGAGGAGGCCGTGGCCATCGCCGCCGAGTGCCCCGCGGCCGAGTGGTGCACGGTGGAGGTGCGCCAACTCGCGCCCTGCTGGGAGAGTTGA
- a CDS encoding YciI family protein: MRFLIIVRSVPEFEAATQPVPSEALLAAMTDYHAQLAQAGVLLDANGLKPSRDGWRIRYHGGQRTVVDGPFTETKELIAGYTLIQVRSRAEALEWARRFPNPVGEGRDAEIEVRPLYEPEDFGPSPAAERLRALPTLQD; encoded by the coding sequence ATGCGATTTCTCATCATTGTGCGGTCGGTGCCTGAGTTTGAGGCCGCCACCCAGCCCGTGCCCAGCGAGGCGTTGCTGGCCGCCATGACCGACTACCACGCACAACTGGCCCAGGCGGGCGTGCTGCTCGACGCCAACGGCCTCAAGCCCAGCCGCGATGGCTGGCGCATCCGCTACCACGGCGGCCAGCGCACCGTGGTGGACGGGCCGTTCACCGAGACCAAGGAGCTCATCGCGGGCTACACGCTGATCCAGGTGCGCTCGCGCGCCGAGGCGCTCGAATGGGCGCGGCGCTTCCCCAACCCCGTGGGCGAGGGGCGCGATGCCGAGATCGAGGTGCGCCCGCTCTACGAGCCGGAAGACTTCGGCCCCAGCCCCGCCGCGGAGCGCCTGCGCGCCCTGCCCACCCTTCAGGACTGA
- a CDS encoding acetyl-CoA acetyltransferase, with amino-acid sequence MGVSIVGWAHLPFGRLDNLSLEGLITRAGREAMAHAGIDGQAVDGVWLGNLNGGFTPDVFASSLALQCDDALRWKPATRLENACASGSAAVYAACDAIEAGRARVALVIGAEKMTAVSGAETTRILGDCGYSGEAGSPPGGFPGIFASIARDYFAAHGDHSATLARIAAKNHANGARNPWAHMRRDLGFEFCNTVSDKNPMIADPLRKTDCSLVSDGAAALVLASDEALADFARAVRFKARAQVSDYLPMGRRRVVEFEGPRRAWQQALAIAGCTVDDLSLAEVHDCFTIAELLTYEAMGLAPQGQGHRLLEDGVVAPSGRLPVNASGGLKAKGHPIGATGVSMHVVSAMQLMGEAGDIQVPGATLAGVFNMGGSAVANYVSVLERAR; translated from the coding sequence ATGGGTGTTTCCATCGTGGGCTGGGCCCATCTGCCGTTCGGCCGGCTCGACAACCTTTCGCTCGAAGGCCTCATCACGCGCGCCGGCCGCGAGGCCATGGCGCACGCGGGCATCGACGGCCAGGCCGTGGACGGCGTGTGGCTGGGCAACCTCAACGGCGGCTTCACGCCCGACGTGTTCGCGTCCTCGCTCGCGCTGCAGTGCGACGACGCGCTGCGCTGGAAACCCGCCACGCGGCTGGAGAACGCCTGTGCCTCGGGCTCGGCCGCCGTGTACGCCGCCTGCGACGCGATCGAGGCGGGCCGCGCGCGCGTGGCGCTGGTGATCGGCGCGGAGAAGATGACGGCCGTCTCGGGTGCCGAGACCACGCGCATCCTGGGCGACTGCGGCTACAGCGGCGAGGCGGGCAGCCCGCCCGGGGGCTTTCCGGGCATCTTCGCCTCCATCGCGCGCGACTACTTCGCCGCGCATGGCGACCATTCGGCCACGCTCGCGCGCATCGCGGCCAAGAACCATGCCAACGGCGCGCGAAACCCCTGGGCCCATATGCGGCGCGACCTGGGCTTCGAGTTCTGCAACACCGTGTCGGACAAGAACCCCATGATCGCCGACCCGCTGCGCAAGACCGACTGCTCGCTGGTCTCGGATGGCGCGGCCGCCCTGGTGCTGGCCAGCGATGAGGCACTGGCCGACTTCGCGCGCGCCGTGCGCTTCAAGGCGCGGGCCCAGGTCAGCGACTACCTGCCCATGGGCCGCCGCCGCGTGGTCGAGTTTGAGGGGCCGCGCCGCGCCTGGCAGCAGGCGCTGGCGATCGCGGGCTGCACGGTGGACGACCTGTCGCTGGCCGAAGTGCACGACTGCTTCACCATCGCCGAGCTGCTGACCTACGAGGCCATGGGCCTCGCGCCCCAGGGGCAGGGCCACCGGCTGCTTGAAGACGGCGTGGTGGCACCCAGCGGGCGGCTGCCCGTCAACGCCTCGGGCGGACTCAAGGCCAAGGGCCATCCGATCGGGGCCACGGGGGTATCCATGCACGTGGTCTCGGCCATGCAGCTCATGGGCGAGGCGGGCGACATCCAGGTGCCAGGCGCCACGCTCGCAGGCGTGTTCAACATGGGCGGCTCGGCCGTGGCCAATTACGTGAGCGTGCTGGAGCGCGCGCGATGA
- a CDS encoding LuxR C-terminal-related transcriptional regulator, whose product MRLAFDMAPVGLLVARRRVVHSYNPAFCQMFGYAPDALVGRSLEQLYPSGSEYEHIGERALCAMQASGTYADERIMRKQDGALFWCHVSGRAIDRADPFAAAVWAFEDISSARPVTAELTARERQIAQLLVTGQSSKLIARALQISPRTVEAHRARLMRKFGVSAMGELIARLMGRH is encoded by the coding sequence CTGCGGCTCGCGTTCGACATGGCGCCCGTGGGGCTGCTCGTGGCGCGGCGCCGCGTGGTGCACTCGTACAACCCTGCCTTCTGCCAGATGTTCGGCTACGCGCCCGATGCCCTGGTGGGCCGGTCGCTGGAGCAGCTCTACCCCTCGGGCAGCGAGTACGAGCACATCGGCGAGCGCGCGCTCTGCGCCATGCAGGCCAGCGGCACCTATGCCGACGAGCGCATCATGCGCAAGCAGGACGGCGCCTTGTTCTGGTGCCACGTCTCGGGCCGCGCGATCGACCGCGCCGACCCGTTCGCGGCCGCCGTCTGGGCCTTCGAGGACATCTCCAGCGCGCGCCCGGTGACGGCCGAGCTCACGGCGCGCGAGCGCCAGATCGCCCAGCTGCTCGTCACGGGCCAGAGCAGCAAGCTCATCGCACGCGCGCTGCAGATCAGCCCGCGCACCGTGGAGGCGCACCGCGCGCGGCTCATGCGCAAGTTCGGCGTCTCAGCCATGGGCGAGCTGATCGCGCGGCTCATGGGCCGGCACTGA
- a CDS encoding SRPBCC family protein has product MRTRTMLMLLAGAAGLALAALALYAATRPDQFRIERSLRIAAPPERVFPLINDLHGFNTWNPFARKDPNLQGSYSGPASGPGARYAWQGNKDVGRGSMEILNATASSQVAMRLDFIEPFEAHNLVDFTLVPEGGATTVTWAMHGPAPFVSKLMGIFFPMERMVGPDFEAGLATLKALAEKP; this is encoded by the coding sequence ATGAGGACCCGTACCATGCTGATGCTTCTTGCCGGCGCCGCCGGGCTGGCGCTTGCCGCGCTCGCCCTCTATGCCGCCACGCGCCCGGACCAGTTCCGCATCGAGCGCAGCCTGCGCATCGCCGCGCCGCCGGAGCGCGTCTTCCCGCTCATCAACGACCTGCACGGCTTCAACACCTGGAACCCCTTCGCGCGCAAGGACCCGAACCTGCAGGGCAGCTACAGCGGCCCCGCGAGCGGCCCAGGCGCACGCTACGCCTGGCAGGGCAACAAGGACGTGGGCCGGGGCAGCATGGAGATCCTGAACGCCACGGCCTCCAGCCAGGTCGCCATGCGGCTCGACTTCATCGAGCCGTTCGAGGCGCACAACCTCGTGGACTTCACCCTCGTGCCCGAGGGCGGCGCCACCACCGTCACCTGGGCCATGCACGGGCCCGCACCCTTCGTCAGCAAGCTCATGGGCATTTTCTTTCCCATGGAGCGCATGGTCGGCCCCGACTTCGAGGCGGGCCTGGCCACGCTCAAGGCCCTGGCCGAAAAGCCCTGA
- a CDS encoding RNA polymerase sigma factor — translation MPTPLQAVHRAMEGVWRIESGRIIASVARIVRDVGQAEEIAQDAVVAALEHWPQDGIPNNPAAWLMTTAKRRALDRVRAATLHAHKHEAFEQELDTLGASVTPDFVDALAQAQEDDIGDDLLRLIFTACHPVLSTEARTALTLRLLCGLTTGEIARAFLVPEPTVAQRIVRAKRTLSEAHVPFEIPQAESRSERLASVLGVIYLVFNEGYSATAGEDWMRPALCDEALRLGRVLAGLAPHDGEVHGLVALMEIQASRTHARTDGEGRPVLLLDQDRTRWDPLLIRRGLAALARAEALATQPGGSGLGPYALQAAIAACHARAHRADATDWHRIVALYDALCEVAPSPVVALNRAVAVGMAWGPKAALELVEQLAAEPQLRKYHWLPSVRGNLLAKLGRHAEARTAFEQAAALTQNARERALLQERAHSLG, via the coding sequence ATGCCCACGCCGCTGCAGGCAGTGCACCGCGCCATGGAGGGCGTGTGGCGCATCGAATCGGGCCGCATCATCGCCAGCGTCGCGCGCATCGTGCGCGACGTGGGCCAGGCCGAGGAGATTGCGCAGGACGCCGTCGTGGCGGCGCTGGAGCACTGGCCGCAGGACGGCATTCCCAACAACCCGGCCGCCTGGCTCATGACCACCGCCAAGCGCCGCGCGCTCGACCGCGTGCGCGCGGCCACGCTGCACGCGCACAAGCACGAGGCTTTCGAGCAGGAGCTGGACACGCTGGGAGCCAGCGTCACACCCGACTTCGTCGACGCGCTGGCGCAGGCGCAGGAGGACGACATCGGCGACGACCTGCTGCGCCTGATCTTCACGGCCTGCCACCCCGTGCTCTCGACCGAGGCGCGCACCGCGCTCACGCTGCGCCTGCTGTGCGGCCTGACCACGGGCGAGATCGCGCGCGCCTTCCTCGTGCCCGAGCCCACGGTGGCCCAGCGCATCGTGCGCGCCAAGCGCACGCTCAGCGAGGCGCACGTGCCCTTCGAGATCCCGCAGGCCGAGTCGCGCTCCGAACGGCTCGCATCGGTGCTCGGCGTGATCTACCTCGTGTTCAACGAGGGCTACTCGGCCACCGCCGGCGAGGACTGGATGCGCCCCGCGCTGTGCGACGAGGCGCTGCGCCTGGGCCGTGTGCTCGCGGGCCTGGCGCCGCACGACGGCGAGGTGCACGGCCTCGTGGCGCTCATGGAGATCCAGGCCTCGCGCACCCATGCGCGCACCGACGGCGAGGGCCGCCCCGTGCTGCTGCTCGACCAGGACCGCACGCGCTGGGACCCGCTGCTGATCCGCCGGGGCCTGGCCGCCCTGGCCCGGGCCGAGGCCCTGGCCACCCAGCCCGGCGGATCGGGCCTGGGGCCCTATGCGCTGCAGGCGGCCATCGCGGCCTGCCATGCGCGCGCGCACCGGGCCGATGCCACCGACTGGCACCGCATCGTGGCGCTGTACGACGCGCTGTGCGAGGTGGCCCCCTCGCCCGTGGTGGCCCTCAACCGCGCCGTGGCCGTGGGCATGGCCTGGGGGCCCAAAGCCGCGCTCGAACTCGTGGAGCAGCTCGCGGCCGAGCCCCAGCTGCGCAAATACCACTGGCTGCCCAGCGTGCGCGGCAACCTGCTCGCCAAGCTCGGCCGCCATGCCGAGGCACGCACGGCCTTCGAGCAGGCGGCGGCCCTCACGCAGAACGCGCGCGAGCGCGCGCTGCTGCAGGAGCGCGCGCACAGCCTGGGCTGA